One Camelus dromedarius isolate mCamDro1 chromosome 6, mCamDro1.pat, whole genome shotgun sequence genomic region harbors:
- the LOC135321462 gene encoding uncharacterized protein LOC135321462, whose protein sequence is MPGTDFSPAVMVLGGLPLQFSALKTCCLVQPPSLAALASSPGALAAASGSALPALPCTEGKKKMQDHHAASGSLKEREEDGFQRQVKKVRVLDEISGQRTMDTEGKVDMNGCELVGKQQLLAAKEEAKLAEEETRWYKIRLEECHGQMREAEIIWRHQVTLAEKKAQDSSLRAQELEREISELRRENSDLRRENSSELRREVAHLKQRLDAICRRRQAEEYMRQDPTPGGPYRLHPPLRGKERTVKCGSSISAAGAAQLKTLAQEPVGYFSREPVALAGACMSHEGVLRSRGPPTLTVGFPKQREESHPVEWRAPNFPRTSLRALPRVRPVVAQPGTCTCSP, encoded by the exons Atgccaggcactgacttctctccagctgtgatggtgctgggtggcctccccttgcagttctctgcattgaaaacctgttgtttagtgcagccaccttcattagctgccttagcttcatctcctggagcacttgcagcagcctctgggtcagctcttcccgccttaccttgcacag agggtaaaaagaaaatgcaagaccaCCATGCTGCATCGGGATCTCTGAAAGAACGTGAGGAAGACGGTTTccaaaggcaggtgaagaaagtacgcgtccttgatgaaatcagtggacagagaactATGGACACTGAAGG gaaggtggacatgaacggatgtgagctggtgggaaagcagcagctgttggcagcaaaggaggaggcaaaATTGGCTGAAGAGGAGACAAGATGGTATAA GATAAGACTTGAAGAATGTCACGGGCAAATGCGGGAAGCAGAGATCATTTGGAGACACCAG gtcactcttgccgagaagaaggcccaagacagctca ctcagggctcaggagctggagagggaaatctctgaattgagaagggaaaactctgacctgagaagggaaaactcctctgagctgagaagggaagttgcccacctgaaacagag attggatgcaatctgcagacggaggcaggcagaggaatacatGAGGCAGGATCCCACTCCAGGAGGACCGTacaggctgcaccctcccctgagaGGTAAGGAGCGCACTGTGAAGTGCGGCAGCTCCATTTCTGCAGCAGGAGCCGCCCA actcaaaactcttgcccaggagccagtgggctacTTCTCCCGAGAGCCCGTCGCGTTGGCTGGTGCCTGCatgagccatgagggagtgcttaggagccggggcccgccgactttgactgtgggtttcccgaaacagcgtgaggaga gtcaccccgtggaatggagggccccaaactttccgaggaccagcctgcgtgccctgccccgggtgcggcccgtcgtcgcccagccgGGCACCTGCACCTGTTCCCCTtag